A stretch of Candidatus Symbiobacter mobilis CR DNA encodes these proteins:
- a CDS encoding ankyrin repeat domain-containing protein, which yields MLLAGVVLMAGWGAYGAEKQPSQSCDLHGLMDRRDYAAATACATSGANPNERDAGGRGPLNRLIWFGRDLSVIDQAEHPLIEALIDAGADLNVRPPQQEASAFEALLEFGDRTTARSLVRRMLLRPVHPADPNVSVSMQHTPPQGHRRLTPLLWAIKVGDAEMVTFLLKKGADPDFIPVRGMGTPMHHAVFYNRPEILRLLYQHGANILTVSPAPILEMVNNGVMTDLETLRTLLELGALNVLENQEAWLRRALSLRIGNQKPLTQAQFELLAPYLQIDFGQPQSLFLEQLLDNTARAQRATGANLPAFRAAFLHALNHNANPNGSCTLTRANATLLEMLVVIGRGDLALEKALIDHGANPNLADKDGDTPLHQIAYDRIDLQAMQATRCPDPKDARFLSIDTTKERASQPQRDDAIKTQATCEAIQQRLNRLDELEQLLLANGANPALKNAKGLTPGDCMREKRP from the coding sequence ATGCTTCTGGCCGGTGTTGTGCTGATGGCTGGTTGGGGTGCATACGGCGCGGAAAAACAACCCTCTCAATCCTGCGATCTGCATGGTCTGATGGATCGGCGGGACTACGCTGCCGCAACGGCCTGTGCGACATCCGGCGCCAACCCGAACGAGCGCGATGCTGGCGGACGGGGGCCGCTCAACCGTCTGATCTGGTTTGGGCGCGATCTTTCCGTGATCGATCAGGCTGAACATCCCTTGATCGAAGCCCTGATTGACGCCGGTGCCGATCTCAATGTGCGTCCGCCCCAACAGGAAGCTTCTGCCTTTGAAGCGTTGCTTGAATTTGGCGACCGAACCACGGCCCGCAGCCTCGTTCGTCGCATGCTGCTGCGCCCGGTCCATCCTGCGGACCCGAATGTGTCTGTATCCATGCAACACACGCCACCGCAAGGCCATCGACGGCTGACCCCACTGCTCTGGGCCATCAAAGTGGGCGACGCTGAGATGGTGACCTTCCTGCTGAAAAAAGGAGCTGACCCCGATTTCATTCCCGTGCGGGGCATGGGAACCCCCATGCACCATGCTGTTTTCTACAACCGGCCGGAAATCCTTCGCCTGCTGTATCAGCACGGTGCCAACATTCTTACCGTTTCCCCAGCGCCCATTCTTGAAATGGTCAACAACGGTGTGATGACCGATCTGGAAACCTTGCGTACTCTGCTCGAACTGGGTGCGCTGAATGTTTTGGAAAATCAGGAAGCCTGGCTACGGCGTGCCTTATCCCTGCGCATAGGCAATCAGAAACCATTGACGCAGGCGCAGTTCGAGCTGCTTGCCCCCTATTTGCAGATTGACTTTGGCCAGCCACAATCCTTGTTCCTGGAGCAACTGCTGGACAATACCGCACGAGCACAGCGGGCAACCGGAGCCAACCTTCCGGCATTCCGGGCCGCCTTTCTTCATGCGTTGAACCACAACGCAAACCCAAACGGTTCTTGCACGTTGACCCGAGCCAATGCCACCCTGTTGGAGATGCTGGTGGTCATCGGCAGGGGTGACCTTGCACTGGAAAAAGCGCTCATCGACCACGGTGCCAACCCCAATTTGGCTGACAAGGATGGTGACACCCCACTCCACCAGATTGCCTACGATCGAATCGACCTCCAGGCCATGCAGGCCACTCGGTGCCCTGACCCAAAAGATGCACGGTTTCTGTCTATCGATACAACAAAAGAACGAGCCAGCCAACCACAGCGTGACGATGCCATCAAGACACAGGCCACCTGCGAGGCCATCCAGCAACGCCTCAACCGCCTGGACGAACTGGAACAATTGCTGTTGGCGAATGGTGCCAACCCTGCCCTGAAAAACGCGAAAGGGCTGACACCTGGTGACTGCATGAGGGAAAAACGACCATGA
- a CDS encoding formylglycine-generating enzyme family protein: MHYLIIRAGLMMVSAMLVTTIQAGERTNKYGITMVDIPAGSFVMGSCKLTQAQVEDNKKRAFLGQAPIGVDCLAGSPDSDAGDSETPQHRVSIRAFQMGKTEVTLGQFKRFIAATGRHDLVNDDFMKYNAYGADAPVVQVSWNDAQNFIEWLNKTDGGGWRLPSESEWEYACRAGGRHTYCGGDNPEAVGWFGGNSGGRQHAVAGKQPNAWGLYDMSGNVYEWVQDCWHDSYNGAPANGSAWMSGQCELRVLRGGSWLDNPDSLRAAIRNGDRPVNRNYIAGFRLARTAP; encoded by the coding sequence ATGCATTACTTGATCATTCGGGCTGGCTTGATGATGGTCAGCGCCATGCTCGTCACGACCATCCAGGCCGGTGAACGAACCAACAAATACGGCATCACGATGGTGGACATCCCCGCTGGCAGTTTTGTGATGGGTTCGTGCAAGCTGACCCAGGCGCAAGTGGAGGACAACAAAAAGCGCGCCTTTTTGGGCCAGGCACCCATTGGGGTGGATTGCCTGGCTGGTTCACCTGATTCCGATGCTGGCGATAGTGAAACCCCTCAGCATCGGGTGTCGATCCGGGCCTTCCAAATGGGCAAGACCGAGGTCACGCTGGGCCAGTTCAAGCGGTTCATTGCCGCCACCGGGCGCCATGACCTGGTGAACGACGACTTCATGAAATACAACGCCTACGGTGCCGATGCCCCGGTGGTGCAGGTGAGCTGGAACGACGCGCAAAATTTCATCGAATGGCTCAACAAAACCGACGGGGGTGGGTGGCGGTTGCCCAGTGAATCGGAATGGGAATACGCTTGCCGTGCTGGCGGCCGTCACACCTATTGTGGCGGTGACAACCCTGAAGCGGTGGGGTGGTTTGGCGGCAACAGCGGCGGCAGACAGCATGCTGTTGCAGGCAAGCAGCCCAATGCCTGGGGCCTGTACGACATGAGCGGAAATGTCTATGAATGGGTGCAGGACTGCTGGCATGACAGTTACAACGGCGCGCCTGCCAATGGCAGTGCCTGGATGAGTGGCCAGTGCGAATTACGTGTTTTGCGCGGCGGCTCCTGGCTCGACAATCCAGACAGCTTGCGTGCAGCCATCCGCAACGGGGACAGGCCCGTCAACCGGAACTATATCGCTGGGTTCCGTCTTGCCAGGACTGCGCCGTAG
- a CDS encoding T3SS (YopN, CesT) and YbjN peptide-binding chaperone 1, whose translation MSVVSKNRMKQSFVLGIGILLVASSHVIAGNNGAVSGASPSAVQSTAVTESAEKKPPTKTELQRLYMDYLSSEGYKPDIDSDGDVRFKHEGKTYFIDVSERDPEFFRIVLANVWRIDDEQERSQVLAAADKSNALSKVTKVFTVNDRVWVSIELFVAHPEDFRPLFSRAMSALDNGLGNFVTALRDKETQ comes from the coding sequence ATGAGCGTGGTATCCAAAAATCGGATGAAACAATCTTTTGTTCTAGGAATTGGTATATTGTTGGTGGCTTCTTCGCACGTCATTGCCGGGAACAACGGAGCAGTGAGTGGGGCAAGCCCAAGCGCGGTGCAATCGACTGCCGTCACAGAGAGTGCCGAAAAGAAGCCCCCCACCAAGACGGAACTGCAACGGCTGTATATGGATTATTTGAGCAGTGAAGGCTACAAACCTGACATCGATAGCGATGGCGATGTTCGGTTCAAACACGAAGGAAAAACCTACTTCATCGATGTATCCGAGCGGGACCCTGAATTCTTCCGCATTGTGCTGGCGAATGTGTGGCGTATCGATGATGAGCAAGAACGTTCGCAAGTGCTTGCTGCAGCCGACAAGTCCAATGCATTATCAAAAGTCACGAAGGTTTTTACCGTTAATGACAGGGTGTGGGTCAGTATTGAGTTGTTTGTGGCGCACCCCGAAGACTTCCGCCCCCTGTTTTCCCGGGCCATGTCGGCGTTGGATAATGGATTGGGTAATTTTGTTACGGCATTGCGGGACAAAGAAACTCAGTAG
- a CDS encoding J domain-containing protein translates to MDCWEQLGIEATDDQHAIKRAYLARLKTARPEEDPDGFQRVRAAYEAAMVWATSPKPTSLSFDSDDDLHAWLWAMAAQASALPYPPTSQVPDWFGQPPRSLYAPQSLPQTIPRPSQYQHDDGEALPDVLLESDLPRTNRNLLARIANGTLRHEAIDAQAAQALLAPRIGYRHWLIAVLPRWHDRMNRALIWISENDPEALGGVQSAVFRWWTSPRPQQHWLWYLSTIVVAVNAGLWATAAVEHHLTDAWAWLGIGLAGVLGAMVGYGLARGVAWLRLQYTVRLYWPWQAWDQRLAQKLPWVQGFLLAHDIGPTRVLLPLLLFFVIDFARTLSQTDGSEWGGVLFISAMVTAILGVIWYNFLQIFANSPGAMRWNEIRGFLVHPSG, encoded by the coding sequence ATGGATTGTTGGGAACAACTGGGCATCGAGGCCACCGACGACCAGCATGCCATCAAACGCGCTTACCTCGCCCGGTTGAAAACGGCGCGACCCGAAGAGGACCCTGACGGTTTCCAGCGTGTTCGCGCAGCGTACGAAGCGGCCATGGTATGGGCCACGTCGCCCAAGCCAACGAGCCTATCGTTCGACAGTGATGACGACTTGCACGCTTGGTTGTGGGCCATGGCTGCTCAGGCTTCAGCGTTGCCATATCCGCCGACAAGCCAGGTTCCCGACTGGTTCGGCCAGCCACCACGATCTCTGTACGCGCCGCAATCATTGCCGCAGACCATACCGCGACCCAGCCAGTACCAGCACGACGATGGTGAAGCCTTGCCGGACGTGCTGTTGGAGAGCGACCTTCCACGCACGAATCGCAATTTGCTGGCCCGGATTGCCAACGGAACCCTTCGACATGAAGCCATAGATGCCCAGGCCGCACAGGCGCTGCTGGCTCCACGCATCGGTTACCGGCATTGGCTGATTGCAGTGCTACCCCGATGGCATGACCGCATGAACCGGGCACTGATCTGGATCAGCGAAAACGACCCCGAAGCCCTGGGAGGGGTGCAGTCGGCCGTATTCCGCTGGTGGACCAGCCCACGTCCGCAGCAACATTGGTTGTGGTACCTATCGACCATCGTCGTTGCCGTCAACGCAGGCTTGTGGGCGACTGCGGCAGTGGAACACCACCTGACCGATGCATGGGCGTGGCTGGGCATTGGGCTTGCCGGGGTGTTGGGTGCCATGGTGGGTTACGGCTTGGCAAGGGGAGTGGCCTGGCTGCGTTTGCAATACACGGTACGGCTGTACTGGCCCTGGCAGGCATGGGACCAGCGTTTGGCCCAAAAGCTCCCCTGGGTGCAAGGTTTTCTGCTGGCACACGACATCGGGCCGACGCGGGTATTGCTTCCGCTCTTGCTGTTTTTTGTGATTGATTTCGCACGGACCCTGTCGCAAACAGATGGGTCGGAATGGGGCGGGGTACTATTCATTTCCGCGATGGTGACGGCCATATTGGGGGTAATCTGGTACAACTTTCTCCAAATTTTTGCCAACTCCCCCGGGGCCATGCGATGGAATGAGATCAGAGGGTTTCTGGTTCATCCATCGGGATAA
- a CDS encoding Hsp70 family protein → MIVGIDLGTTHSLISVWQENQAVLIPNALGEVLTPSAVGIGEEGHVLVGRAAHDYWLTRPESCATIFKRHMGSDRQYRLGQRSFRPEELSALVLKSLKADAEHYLHESVSEAIITVPAYFSNVQRTATRQAGELAGLTVKRLINEPTAAALSYGLQEAPNESTFMVVDLGGGTFDVAILERFDDLMEVRASTGDNFLGGEDFVDIILDMVRRQWPNLPYDGSSTLQGRLWREAERVKRVLGSGEDAEFALEWETASYRHTIHAAAFEKACEPLLQRIRRPIERALRDAKLDASTIGEVVLAGGATRMPMVRRLVAKMFGRIPAMHLNPDEVIARGAAVMAGLAARDQVLREIVMVDVCPYSLGTSITRQCNGVRQHGCFDPIIERNTPVPVSRESQYQTGHDYQQAVAIDVYQGEARLVKDNILLGTLEIPIPPRAAGEITMTVRFTYDVSGILECEVTIPSTGVVERLVLQGNAHSLTPSQVAARLQELATLKIHPRNQQANITTLARADRLHEELTGSDRRTLADQILAMEAALESQETESIDQARKMLEACMNRLERNYLY, encoded by the coding sequence ATGATCGTCGGCATTGACCTGGGCACCACCCATTCCTTGATCTCCGTCTGGCAAGAGAACCAAGCCGTTCTGATCCCGAACGCGCTGGGCGAGGTGCTGACGCCATCTGCCGTGGGCATCGGTGAAGAGGGACATGTCCTCGTCGGACGCGCAGCGCACGACTACTGGCTGACACGGCCCGAGTCTTGCGCGACGATTTTCAAGCGCCACATGGGCAGTGATCGGCAGTATCGACTGGGCCAGCGCAGTTTTCGACCAGAGGAACTCTCCGCCCTGGTGCTCAAGTCGCTCAAGGCGGATGCCGAGCACTATCTTCATGAGAGCGTCAGCGAAGCCATCATCACGGTGCCAGCCTACTTCAGCAACGTCCAGCGTACTGCCACCCGTCAGGCTGGCGAACTGGCCGGGTTGACCGTCAAACGTCTGATCAACGAACCCACGGCTGCCGCCTTGTCGTATGGACTGCAAGAGGCACCGAACGAAAGCACCTTCATGGTCGTCGATCTGGGGGGCGGCACATTTGACGTTGCCATCCTGGAACGATTCGACGACCTGATGGAAGTACGCGCCAGCACGGGAGACAACTTTCTGGGTGGCGAGGATTTTGTCGACATCATCCTAGACATGGTCCGACGGCAATGGCCCAATCTGCCTTACGACGGGTCTTCCACACTGCAAGGGCGACTGTGGCGGGAGGCCGAGCGCGTCAAGCGTGTGCTAGGCAGTGGCGAGGATGCCGAATTCGCCCTGGAATGGGAAACAGCGTCTTACCGGCACACAATTCATGCTGCCGCTTTTGAAAAAGCCTGCGAGCCACTGTTACAACGCATTCGCCGCCCGATCGAACGCGCTTTGCGCGATGCCAAGCTGGATGCATCCACCATTGGCGAAGTCGTTCTGGCAGGTGGGGCAACCCGCATGCCGATGGTCCGTCGTCTGGTCGCCAAGATGTTCGGTCGCATTCCTGCGATGCATCTCAACCCCGACGAAGTGATCGCACGCGGGGCTGCGGTGATGGCGGGTTTGGCAGCGCGTGACCAGGTGCTGCGCGAAATTGTGATGGTCGATGTCTGCCCCTACAGCCTGGGCACGTCCATCACCCGACAATGCAACGGCGTTCGCCAGCACGGCTGTTTCGACCCGATCATCGAGCGCAACACCCCCGTTCCGGTCAGCAGGGAATCGCAGTATCAAACCGGGCATGACTACCAGCAAGCGGTTGCCATCGACGTGTACCAAGGGGAAGCGCGCCTCGTCAAGGACAACATTCTGCTGGGCACGCTTGAAATCCCCATCCCCCCGCGAGCTGCCGGCGAAATCACGATGACCGTGCGGTTCACCTACGACGTCAGCGGCATTCTCGAATGCGAAGTCACGATCCCCTCGACGGGGGTCGTCGAGCGCCTTGTCTTGCAGGGCAATGCCCATTCCCTGACCCCCAGCCAAGTCGCAGCGCGGCTGCAAGAACTGGCCACGCTCAAGATTCACCCACGGAACCAACAGGCCAACATCACGACTTTGGCGCGTGCCGACCGTTTGCATGAAGAACTGACCGGCAGCGACCGGCGCACATTGGCCGACCAGATTCTTGCCATGGAAGCGGCGCTGGAAAGCCAGGAAACCGAAAGCATCGACCAGGCGCGAAAAATGCTCGAAGCCTGCATGAACCGTTTGGAGCGGAATTACCTGTATTGA
- a CDS encoding transposase, whose product MSHVYPSAKDRQHKTRGIEVRVIEYALEEIADAEPNYRLITNWLDEQEAPAEELTALHHQRWTIEQTFDGMKTHLAERAVTLRSKRPQLVLQELYALLIVHAAIRRMMTQAAAASAQAAQDLSFFIIRAC is encoded by the coding sequence TTGAGCCACGTTTACCCCAGCGCCAAAGATCGGCAACACAAGACCAGAGGCATCGAAGTTCGCGTCATTGAATACGCTCTGGAAGAGATAGCTGATGCGGAACCAAACTATCGTTTGATTACGAACTGGCTAGATGAGCAAGAAGCACCTGCAGAAGAACTGACAGCGCTGCACCACCAACGCTGGACGATTGAACAAACGTTTGATGGGATGAAGACCCATTTGGCCGAGCGTGCAGTGACACTGCGCAGCAAGCGACCACAGTTGGTACTGCAAGAGTTGTATGCTTTACTGATTGTTCATGCGGCCATACGACGGATGATGACCCAGGCTGCTGCTGCAAGTGCGCAGGCAGCCCAGGATTTATCATTCTTTATCATTCGTGCATGCTGA
- a CDS encoding IS3 family transposase (programmed frameshift) — MTRYSREFQEQIARKMMPPNSQSIAKISQETGVSTPTLYAWRNRYRSQGHVVPAKPEDPQGWDWKAKAAAVLKTVAMNEAEKAEYCRQNGLYPEHIQAWEQVFEEADSMRGPVNAGDIGAERKKVRHLEKELKRKDKALAEAAALLVLSKKGPGHLGQQRGRLITSELKQMAIDLIKEACQQGARESRACAVLEITCRTLRRWREQLRKEGVLSDRRMEAAQERIHPQALTAEEKQEVLDVCNSAEFGSLPPSQIVPILADRGRYLASESTFYRVLREAGQCNRRGRARAPKQTQRPQAWEASSPNRVWTWDITYMPTLVKGEFYRLYMAVDVYSRKIMGWEVHCEETAQHAAILIEKACMVHEITREQLVLHSDNGSPMKGVTMLGMLQKLGVMPSFSRPSVSDDNPYSESLFRTMKYCPKYPAKPFETLDQAREWVLGFVTWYNNEHRHSGIRFVTPEQRHRRMDQELLATRSKVYEQAKAARPQRWKSRAVRNWSPVETVWLNPAKEHRALLRSESA, encoded by the exons ATGACGAGATACAGCCGGGAATTTCAGGAACAGATAGCACGCAAGATGATGCCACCGAACAGCCAAAGCATTGCGAAGATCAGCCAAGAGACGGGCGTTTCAACGCCCACCTTGTACGCATGGCGGAATCGATACCGATCACAGGGTCACGTAGTACCCGCGAAACCAGAAGACCCGCAAGGCTGGGACTGGAAAGCGAAGGCGGCTGCGGTGCTGAAGACGGTGGCGATGAACGAGGCGGAGAAGGCCGAGTACTGCCGACAAAATGGGCTGTACCCCGAACACATCCAGGCATGGGAGCAGGTGTTTGAAGAGGCGGACAGTATGCGAGGCCCTGTCAATGCAGGGGATATTGGAGCGGAGCGCAAGAAGGTCAGGCACCTGGAAAAGGAGCTGAAGCGCAAGGACAAAGCACTGGCGGAGGCGGCGGCACTGCTGGTGCTGTCAAAAAAAG GTCCAGGCCATTTGGGGCAGCAAAGAGGAAGACTGATCACCTCGGAGCTGAAACAGATGGCCATAGACCTGATCAAGGAAGCGTGCCAGCAAGGAGCACGTGAGAGCCGAGCCTGCGCAGTGCTGGAGATAACGTGCCGTACCCTTCGGCGATGGCGGGAACAGTTGCGCAAAGAGGGAGTGCTTAGCGACCGACGCATGGAAGCGGCGCAGGAGCGCATTCATCCCCAAGCGTTGACGGCAGAGGAGAAGCAGGAGGTACTGGATGTGTGCAACAGCGCGGAATTTGGGAGCCTGCCGCCGTCGCAGATCGTTCCGATACTGGCGGATCGTGGGAGGTATCTTGCATCGGAATCGACGTTTTATCGAGTGCTGAGGGAAGCAGGGCAGTGCAACCGACGAGGTCGAGCGCGGGCACCGAAGCAGACGCAGCGGCCACAGGCATGGGAGGCAAGTAGCCCGAATCGTGTGTGGACGTGGGACATCACGTACATGCCGACACTGGTGAAAGGGGAGTTCTACCGGCTGTACATGGCTGTGGACGTATACAGCCGGAAGATCATGGGCTGGGAAGTGCATTGTGAGGAAACGGCACAGCACGCTGCGATCCTGATCGAGAAGGCGTGCATGGTGCATGAGATCACGCGGGAACAACTGGTGCTGCACTCGGACAACGGAAGCCCGATGAAAGGAGTGACGATGCTGGGTATGTTGCAGAAGCTGGGGGTGATGCCATCATTCAGCCGCCCATCGGTGAGCGATGACAACCCGTACTCGGAGAGTTTGTTTCGGACGATGAAGTACTGCCCGAAATATCCAGCCAAGCCATTTGAGACGTTGGATCAAGCGCGGGAGTGGGTACTGGGATTTGTGACCTGGTACAACAACGAACACCGGCACAGCGGGATACGGTTCGTCACGCCAGAGCAAAGGCACCGGCGGATGGACCAGGAGCTGCTCGCAACCCGCAGCAAGGTGTATGAACAAGCCAAGGCGGCCAGACCACAACGGTGGAAGAGCCGAGCGGTGCGGAATTGGTCACCTGTTGAAACGGTGTGGCTGAATCCAGCCAAAGAACATCGGGCGCTCCTCAGAAGCGAGAGTGCCTGA
- the polA gene encoding DNA polymerase I: MVAVHTLSSSRPAHPVVLLVDGSSYLYRAYYAMPDLRAIPGDPASPPTGAICGMIQMLLRLRKDVPCTHAVCIFDAPGPTFRDAIYPAYKAQRSPMPEALREQIDPIHEVVELLGWKVLQVPGVEADDVIGTLAAAAQGRGACEGHDGQAKPVEREGRDVLISSWDKDLAQLVDEHVTIVDTLQGKRRDIAGVTAEFGVPPQQMRDYQVLVGDAVDNVPGVPKVGPKTAVKWLREYGSLEGILDNAHAIPGAVGQNLRESLGWIPTARELVTIRTDCDLREWIPGFPDLGVLAVSPVRIPELADFARRYGVRTVLRDLLAPSPARRGTMGAGSGAGMGTSRERDLFDDAPPAGNAASAGANPQPTQEPSPASTPGTPDAPNAPDNRYETILDWATFDAWMERIAAADLVAVDTETTSLDAMSARLVGISFATAPGHAAYIPLAHQHPDTPAQLPIDTVLQRLRGWLEDPTRPKLGQHTKYDWHVFANHGIAVQGYVHDTMLQSYVLEVHEPHNLESLARRHLDKVGISYQELCGKGASQIGFDQVELTRAAQYSCEDSDLTWGVHAVLWPRIRDDERLRGIYELEIASSEALCRIERNGVCIDAALLGRQSVELGERIASLERQAHEQAGQVFNLQSPKQIAEIFFVRLGLPVVKKTPTGTPSTDDEVLHKLAQDYPLPATILEHRSLSKLKGTYTDKLPTLVRADTGRVHTHYAQAVTATGRLSSIEPNLQNIPVRTPEGRRIREAFIAPPGCAIASADYSQIELRIMAHLSGDAALLLAFHDGMDVHRATAAEIFGIGTAQVTPEQRRCAKVINFGLIYGMGAFGLAKSLGIDQTAARNYIDRYFDRYPGVRAYMDHTRELARRQGYVETVFGRRLYLPEIHAPQAARRAAAERAAINAPMQGTAADLIKRSMIAVQRDIDAQRLGTKIVMQVHDELVFEVHDAEVAWVRTEVPRLMAAVAQLQVPLLAEVGVGRNWEEAH, encoded by the coding sequence ATGGTTGCAGTCCACACCCTCTCTTCCTCCCGCCCCGCGCATCCCGTCGTCCTGCTCGTCGACGGTTCGAGCTATCTGTACCGCGCCTACTACGCGATGCCCGACCTGCGGGCGATTCCCGGTGATCCGGCCAGCCCGCCGACGGGTGCGATCTGCGGGATGATCCAGATGCTGCTGCGCCTGCGCAAGGACGTGCCCTGCACCCACGCAGTCTGCATCTTCGATGCCCCCGGGCCGACGTTCCGCGATGCGATCTACCCCGCGTACAAAGCGCAGCGTTCGCCGATGCCTGAAGCCTTGCGCGAGCAGATCGACCCCATCCATGAAGTGGTGGAACTGCTGGGGTGGAAGGTGTTGCAAGTGCCGGGCGTCGAGGCCGACGATGTGATCGGCACACTCGCCGCAGCCGCACAGGGGCGGGGCGCGTGCGAGGGGCATGATGGGCAAGCCAAGCCAGTAGAACGGGAAGGGCGCGATGTGCTCATTAGCAGCTGGGACAAAGATCTGGCGCAACTTGTCGATGAGCACGTCACGATCGTCGATACCCTGCAAGGCAAGCGCCGCGACATCGCCGGGGTCACTGCGGAATTCGGCGTTCCCCCACAGCAGATGCGTGACTACCAAGTGCTCGTCGGCGACGCGGTTGATAACGTCCCCGGCGTTCCCAAGGTCGGCCCCAAAACTGCCGTCAAATGGCTGCGCGAGTACGGCAGCCTGGAAGGCATCCTCGACAACGCCCATGCCATCCCCGGGGCGGTAGGGCAAAACCTGCGCGAGAGCCTGGGGTGGATCCCCACCGCACGGGAGCTGGTCACGATCCGCACGGACTGCGACCTGCGCGAGTGGATTCCGGGCTTCCCCGACCTCGGCGTGCTGGCAGTCAGCCCCGTGCGCATCCCAGAACTGGCGGACTTTGCCCGCCGCTACGGTGTGCGCACGGTGCTGCGCGACCTGCTGGCTCCCTCCCCGGCACGGCGGGGGACTATGGGCGCGGGCAGTGGTGCAGGCATGGGCACAAGCCGGGAACGGGACTTGTTCGACGACGCACCCCCCGCTGGCAACGCCGCATCCGCAGGGGCCAATCCCCAGCCTACCCAGGAACCTTCCCCAGCATCCACGCCAGGCACCCCAGATGCCCCAAATGCTCCAGACAACCGCTACGAGACGATCCTTGACTGGGCCACCTTCGATGCATGGATGGAGCGCATCGCCGCAGCCGACCTCGTCGCCGTCGATACCGAAACGACGTCGCTCGACGCCATGTCCGCACGCCTCGTCGGCATCAGCTTTGCCACAGCCCCAGGCCATGCCGCCTACATCCCGCTGGCGCACCAGCACCCGGACACACCGGCGCAATTGCCGATCGACACCGTGCTACAGCGGCTGCGCGGCTGGCTCGAAGACCCGACGCGCCCCAAACTGGGCCAGCACACCAAGTACGACTGGCACGTCTTCGCCAACCACGGCATCGCAGTGCAAGGCTATGTGCATGACACGATGCTCCAAAGCTACGTGCTCGAAGTCCACGAACCGCACAACCTCGAAAGCCTCGCCCGCAGGCATCTGGACAAGGTGGGCATCTCCTACCAAGAGCTTTGCGGCAAGGGGGCCAGCCAGATCGGCTTCGACCAAGTGGAGCTGACCCGCGCCGCGCAGTACTCGTGTGAAGACAGCGACCTGACGTGGGGCGTACACGCGGTGCTTTGGCCACGCATCCGCGACGACGAACGGCTGCGCGGCATCTACGAACTCGAAATCGCGTCGAGCGAAGCGCTGTGCCGTATCGAACGCAACGGTGTCTGCATCGATGCAGCGCTGCTGGGCAGGCAAAGCGTGGAGCTGGGCGAACGCATCGCGAGCCTGGAGCGCCAGGCGCACGAGCAGGCCGGGCAGGTATTCAATCTGCAAAGCCCCAAGCAGATCGCGGAAATCTTCTTCGTGCGGCTGGGGTTGCCCGTCGTCAAAAAGACGCCGACAGGCACCCCGAGCACCGACGATGAGGTGCTGCACAAACTTGCGCAGGACTATCCGCTGCCCGCGACGATCCTCGAACACCGCAGCCTATCCAAACTCAAGGGAACGTACACGGACAAGCTGCCGACGCTGGTTCGCGCAGACACGGGGCGGGTACACACGCACTACGCGCAGGCAGTGACGGCGACGGGGCGGCTTTCGAGCATCGAGCCGAATCTGCAAAACATCCCTGTGCGCACGCCCGAAGGCCGCCGCATCCGCGAAGCCTTCATCGCCCCGCCGGGGTGTGCCATCGCCAGCGCCGACTACAGCCAGATCGAGCTGCGAATCATGGCGCACCTTAGCGGCGATGCCGCGCTGCTGCTGGCGTTTCACGATGGGATGGACGTCCACCGCGCTACGGCAGCGGAGATTTTTGGCATCGGCACCGCGCAAGTCACCCCCGAACAACGCCGCTGCGCCAAGGTCATCAACTTCGGGCTGATCTACGGGATGGGCGCCTTCGGGCTGGCCAAGTCGCTGGGGATCGACCAGACCGCCGCGCGCAACTACATCGACCGCTATTTCGACCGCTACCCCGGAGTGCGCGCCTACATGGACCACACGCGGGAGCTGGCGCGCAGGCAGGGGTACGTTGAAACCGTCTTCGGGCGCAGGCTCTATCTGCCGGAAATTCACGCACCCCAGGCAGCACGCCGCGCCGCAGCCGAACGCGCCGCAATCAACGCCCCGATGCAGGGAACCGCTGCCGACCTAATCAAACGCAGCATGATCGCAGTGCAGCGCGACATCGACGCGCAACGGCTCGGCACCAAGATCGTCATGCAGGTACACGACGAACTCGTCTTCGAAGTACACGATGCCGAAGTGGCCTGGGTACGCACGGAAGTCCCCCGCCTGATGGCCGCCGTCGCGCAGCTTCAGGTTCCGCTGCTCGCCGAAGTGGGTGTGGGGCGGAATTGGGAAGAGGCGCATTGA